GACAGCGAGCATGATCATGAGGCACTTCGATCATAATGTAGAGCGTCAACCCACGCCGTTGGAGTCTAACCGACCTATTCCCTACCGTGGACCACGGGCTTCCGAGCGTGCTGTCGAGTCCGAGGCTACTCCTAAGAGGCAGACCACCCCCCCTCGCTCCTCGCGAATTGTGGCGGACTCACAGGGCTCTCCTACACGCGTCAACAGCTCCGCCCGTTCAGTGACTCCCAATACTGCCGAGGCTACGGACCCTAACACTACTCCCCCTGCTGGATCACCAGATGGTTCGGCCGATGGTGAGGCGGATTATGATGATCATAAAGCGTCTGAAGTTACACAGGGCCGTTTGGTTCAAGGCCGTATCGTCGAGGATGACTATCCGTCTCCTGATCGATCTGTTGTGGACGGCAGTGTGGAAGATGATCCCATGACTATGTCTCATGCTTCATCATTCTTCGTTCCTGAGCCCCAATCTCTCGGAGGATCTGGTGACGCAGCGGCAAGTtccgatgaggaagacaacgCATTCGAGGATCCAGGCGCCGAACATCTCATCACTCTAGTCGGAAATGTCAAGAACCGGACCGTTTTCATCGTGGATGACATGATTGACAAGGCTGGCTCTTGGATCGCTGCGGCTGAGACAGTAGTCAAGAAAGGCGGAGCAAAAAAGGTTTATTGCATGGCCACCCACGGTGTTTTTGGCGGCGACAGCCTGGAGCAACTGCAAGCATGCGAGTGCATCGACCAGATTGTTGTGACCAACAGCTTTCCAATTGATAAGGACAGGGCACGCAGCATCAGCAAGCTGGTGGTTCTTGACCTCTCATTCCTACTGGCAGAGGCCATTCGACGTAACCACTATGGTGAGGCTCTCTCGCCTCTCTTCCAACATTATGGTGATTAGATAGGACTGCATTGCAATGCTTCCAATCTCACATAGTCACCCGTTGCTACGCAATCGCGCCTAGTCTGCCTTGGCAGCTAAGTGCTTACCGACACTACCATTTGTGTTTTGATGATTACTATTCATTTTTAGCGAGGCGTCTGGGGGAAAGGACATATTGGTACCATATGCTGGACCATTGTACCCGAGGATGAAAATTCCGACAAAAAAGCAGAGTAGGTTATGAATTACGATTTCAGTTCCTGGTCTTTTGGTTTAGGTtcgtgatgtgatgtgatgtagCGCTTGCCTTTTGTCAAGGCTCAGTCAAATGCAACCCAGCGGTGCTGTCACTTGTTGACGGCAAGGGCCCGATTCACCCCAGAATGGGTTCTTAACGGAACGTTGGTAGAATAATCTTTCGGTCTTAGAAGGCCTGCAACTTAGAACCGTCACGGATTCGTGTCTCTTCGGGGACAAATGAGTTGTGGGCAAGAGAAATTTCCGAACATTTTGTAAACAGGATGCCCTTGACAGCAGTTTGTTTGTATCGAATATTGCTGTTTAAGTCAACATCTCTACCTTTCTATGACTAAGGTTTTTGTTTAATACAGCTCATACATAGTAATTGTACTATATTTTCGCTTGAAACTTTGTTATGAAGGCTGTTTATTATGTTTACTTTCGGCTGTCTAAGTCTTTCGGTGCATAataccagcaccagcctgTGGTCCAGAAGATTAGCTAAAGCCTTCGACTCTTGAGTTTTGATTCAGTATGTTACCTGATGACTGGGGAATACTAGCGtatcagcaacaacaacgtTCTCTCGGCGAGTTGCGGTAAACACGATGATCTCAGCAATGTCGTCGGGAGTGAGCGGTTCGCATCCGCTGCTCGCAAGTCAGTACTGTGTATTTTGACCAGTGTAAGACAACCTACGCATAGACAGCATCGGCCTTTTCCTTGTCACCGTAGAATCGTACCACGGAGAACTCCTATGAAGCCGTGAGCAGCTCGTCATGTTAGCTTACACATAAGGTTACACTTACAGTTTCAACCTGACCGGGATCAATCTCAATAACACGGACACGACTGGCAATGAGCTCCTTTCGCAAGCTGTCAGTAAAGCTGCGAACAGCAGCCTTTGTAGCGCAGTAGATGCCACCGCCAGGGTAGGGCTCTCGGCCAGCAATGGAGCCGACGTTGATGATATCACCGTGGCCACCGTCTGGTCgggcgaggaagatggggagGATAGCCTGggtcatgttgatgagacctGTGACGTTTGTTTGGAACATAACATTGATGTCCTCCACAGCAATTTCAGGGGCACGAGCAACGCCCTTGACAAGGCCTCTATTGTGTTGTTAGTAACCCTTCAACGAAGTTGACCACATATAGACAGGAGCTTACGCATTGTTGACAAGCACGTCAATGTTCCTCCACTCCTCGGGCAAGTTGCCGACAATACCGTTAACCTCAGCAGGGTTGCTCACATCGAGCTTGAAAGGCAGAACCTTGACACCATCGCCGACCTCTTTCCTGATTTCTTCAGCAAGTTCCTTGAGGGAATCAACACGGCGTgcagtgaggatgagacgAATATCATTATTGGGCGCAGTCCGAGCGAACTCCAGAGCCGTGGAGCGGCCGATGCCGGAGGATGCACCAGTGACAAGAATTGTCTTGCCAGTGAGGCgtttggcagcagcagaagccaTTGTACGACGAGTGAAGAGGGGGCgaaagaggagagtgaaGGGGTTTGAGTTTGAGTGTGAGGTTGACAAACAGACGTTAAGGGTCTTGGATGCGGTAGTGAGTAGGCGACGGGTATTCATTTGTTGACTAAGACGGtggggaagatggagatgaggatggtgtGATTGGACTTGATaagagaggttgaagattcGGAGGAGTCAGAGTTGAAATACTGGGAAGGGTTCAGTTTGGGTATTAGAGATAATGATAATATCTAGACTAAATAGGTCCATGTTGGTTACTAAAGTGAAGCCCATGAAGATATCTATCGATATTGCAAAGGCACGTTCTGATTAGACAAAAGGACCAACCAAACAGACCAAGagatcatgatgatgagagtcgAATTTAAGGACTTTCCAAGACCCGATGCCTCCATCGTTCCAAACTGTCTGTCATTCATGTCATGTTGGAGGAGCGGCCTTTTCTTACCCCGCGATTCGACATGACATGGGTCCCGAGCAGGGCATGAGCCTAGGATTTGTCCTATCAGAAGCTATCAAAGTTGCTATATTTCTGGCCAAGGTGACGAGAAGGCCCTATAATGAGCGTCATTTTAGGCCCCAAAGCTTGACATGAAAACCTCGGCTTTGAGCTCAAGAACCGCCTCTATCCGCTTGCTTACAGTTCCATCTCGATGATACAACCTCGAGGTCTTTTTGAATCGTACCCAGAGATAGGAATTTATCACGGCGCTGTCTGTCTGATAGGCCTGGTTACAATCTAACGAAACTGTTTTTGGGTACGGATACAGCAGGGAAAGATATCCTTATTGAAGATAACTTTGTACTTGTATGAAGAGTCGCTGTTAGGAAGCGATACTTGCTGAACTCACGGTCTCTTTGGGTTGAAGTACAAAAGCTGGATGAGTTGGAAGTGAAAGAATGTTCTTTggaaagctaataaaaggcaATGTGACTCTCACAAAGGATTGGATAGGTactttaccttaccttacctacctactaaggtactaAAGGTAGGTATGCTCTCAAGCACACGATGAGTTGACGGTTGCAATGAAATCATTTTATTGGTTGCCATCCAATGACATATCCAGTATCTACCCGCTGGACCACCATCACCCCTGGCAATAGAATTCACCAAACCCCcactaaggtacctaaccTTTAGGTACTATTGTCCCTGGCCAAAGCCACGGGACGGGGCGATGCCAATGCAAGGTATTGCATTCACCGCGCGCATCCATCCTCCAAATGTGTCGTCATTCTTCAGAGCTTTCCTCGAACATCCATCATTTAGTCTTATGACGCGAAAAAGCAGCCGTTCGAAAGATCCTGACTTTTTATCCCTCTCAGTTTATCTTCTGCGATTCTTATCTGCATACACCGATTCAGCTTGCAAAACATCATGGGCGAGCTCGCCGACTACCTCATCAATAACGACCCTAGCTTCAGCAGGTAGCGCACATTGTCCCGCGTATCTGGACAACTGTTGTTTGTTTGACTAACAAACCCCGAGGTCACGATTAGCAGCCCGATATTCGGACTTTCGATCACAGCGCACTTTGAATCCCGATGGCTACCAAGCAAACATTTTCGCCTGGCGCCAGGCCCTCTCAGATCTTGTCGCCAGCGGCAAGATTTCCCACCGCGGGTCCAGCCCCGATCACTTTGTCCTCAAACTCGACGATTCCTTACTGCGGTCACTAGAATACAAGGAATTTGGCCAGCCCCTGGCCCTCGGAACCGTAGTGCGCGAAGCGACCGCCGGCCGGGACTTTATTCCACTACAAGATTTCGAGAAATCGCAACAGAGTATCTATCAGCGCAGTTGGGCAGGTCTACCATGGAGTGCGATGAGTTGGACTTTGCGACAGCTGGGCGTGGTAGACCCTGCCAGGGGCGACGATAAGCTGCCCACAGGTCAATATGTCATTGTCAAGAACATGGAAGCTGCCGCGAAGGAGCTGGGCGATCTGATGGCTAGAAAAGTGTCAAGATTCGATCGTGTTTTCAGCAGAGCACAATTTCAAAAAGCCTTTTCCGTGGCTCTCGTTAAAGGCCAACAGCTGACGGACTCGGACCTTGATGTTCTACTCAAGTTTTTGTCACGGGATAAGGAAGTCATCGAATATGATGGGAAAACGATCAGAATTAAGGGCTCTGGGGAGCAGAGCGGTATCACAAAGGAGGACGCTGCGATCGCCTCCCTGAAGGAGCTCACAGAAAGTCTGAAGCATCAAACCGACCTTCTTAACACACGCATCGATGAACTCTCCCAAACAGCTAAGGAAGCCGTCACTAAAAAGAACCGCGTTGCAGCTCTCGCTGCGCTTAAATCCAAAAAGATTGCAGAGACCTCGTTAGCCACTCGCTACGCGACTCTGAACCAATTAGAAGAAGTCTCCGCCAAGCTCGAGCAGGCTGCTGACAATGTGCATCTTGTTAACGTCATGGAGGCTTCTTCTGGTGCGCTGGCAAGTCTCAATGCACAAGTCGGTGGTGCCGAGCGCGTCGATGCAGTTATGGATCGCCTACGGGAGCAGAGCAGTGCGACCGACGAGGTGAGCGCTATTCTGGCCGAATCAACATGCGAGCCCATCGACGAAACTGCGCTCGACGACGAGCTCGAGGCTATGGAGGCACAAGAGCgcgaaaaggaagaagagaagacgaagagcaaggaagccgaggaaCAGAAAGCCCGCGACGAGCGGGAGGCAGCCGAGGCGCAAAAGAAGCTCGACGAATTGCCTGATGTACCTGCTGATGGTGAGGAGATCCGACAGAAGGAGCAGACACCAACATCCGAGACTGGAATTGCAAATCTGGCGATATAGAAGACGCCAAGCGAACGGACTGGGAAGAGAGCCAAGCTCAACGCAGGCCGGATGGTTCGTACGTGTACATGATGATATAGTAGGATATCCCTGGCGTTTTGGACTTTAGATTGTACAATTGGGTTTTGTTGATTAGTATCTATACACCAAAGGCACATTTGTTGCGCCATTATAATATCGTTAGGTGGTATCTCAATGCATGCCCATCTATATCTGCCATTCCAACCATCAGCACGCAGTTCTTAACCGACTTACGAGTTGCGATCGTAGTTCTTAGGCCAGGGGTCGCTGTGTATTCAGGCTTGTGAGAGCCCGTCCTCGCGGGTGTCTGATGGATGTCTGCTTGAATCCCTATTGCTCCCTCGGTGGCCCTTAGACTGAGAACGCGATGGTCCAGGCGAAGGACTATCGGAATGCGACGGTCGACCTGGGATTCCTTCCGCCGGTCTTGATGGAAAAGACGAGGGAATTGACACAGCCCGCAAGTCTGCAGAATGATCTTGCATTCGATCGCTGTTCTCCTGTGGTGTTGTATTTCCGTCCACTTTCGACTCATTagcagcctcttcagccttctTTTTGGCCTCAAGCCTAGTCCTCTTTGCATTTGCAATCAGGTCTTTAAAGGATGAGTCATGTTTAGCTGCCCATGCTGCACCGTCGAAGTCTTTGTCCTTGATGATTGCTGCATTCTGTATCGATCGCCCTGTTGTTGGAGCTCGTCCTCCTTGTGTGCGTTCCCAGACATCCAAATCATGTAACAATTCGTGACGTTTCCTTGGGCGAGCAGCGTCGCAGTTTGAATTCCATATCGTCATCCACTCTTTATGTCGGCGCTCAAGAAGAATTCGAGGGCCCTGATTTGAAATACCAAGATCAGCCATCTTCTTTCGCAAAGCTTGGTCCTTGAACATGGAGTAATTTATTGCAGGCAGGCGATCCGGAGCCTTTGTCTGATGTCGCTGTtggctgaagctggtgtTTGAACTACTGCCAGGATTTCCTCGTGGCCTTTGCACAGGTCCTGTACATGTCTCGAGGTGCTTGAAAACCTGCCATTCCTTCATTCGACTTTCGCAAACTGGGCACGCGACCAGGCCGTCCTCTGGGGATTGTTAGGAAAGAAGTGTGCGCCTTTGGCACCGCTGAACTCACCTGGCTCTGGCTGAAAATCCTCATCACCCTCTAAGAATTCGACAgtttcgtcttcttcagtaGGAACTGTATATGAGGGGGGGGACCGAGTGTTTCGCAATCGCGTGGATGACCGTAGTCGCTTGCCATCTGGTGCATCGCCCGActcatgatgatcttggacTGCCTTTCGTTTCGAGCTTATCTTCTTGGTATTTGCGTTTCGCGCCAGGTCAAGTGTTGCTGGTCTGGCATTGATGAATGCTTGCACAGCTTCTTCCACTGCCCAATTGCTCCGCAACTTGAGCTCTTGCTCTGATGCGCGACACAATGGGCATTTGCCCTCATTGGACAAAACTCGCCGGATACATATTGAGCAAAAGGTATGGCAGCAAGTTGTGATCATGGGGGTTCTGTAGAAGTCCTTGCATATTTGACATCGCAAAGCGCTTTCGACTACGGCAAGGGCAGTTAGTGGCGTCGTGAGCCAGTCTGTAGAGTCGGGGACATCATGGTTGGCCATGGGGGGCGCAACAGTGCGAACAGGAGCTAAAGCGAATGAGTAATATGATGAAGGTTGAAATGGTCTTGATATCCTCAGTTGGACTTTGTAAATTTAGGACAAAGATCCCAGACCCAGACTAAAGTGGTCGCGCTGGAGACGCGATCGCTAGGATGACGCTGGTAGTGATTAAGGAACCCGATTCTAGAATAACGCCCCTGGAAAGGCCAGATTGAGTTAGTGTTATGCATTTAGCCGGTTGGCGGCTGGCCTTCCGAAAGCGCTCCACGTGATGTCGCGTCCCCCCCAACGCGTCAGGTACTTTTCTGTTTCCTTTCCTACTGGTAGAAGCTACCTTGCATTGTAGGTATGGATCGTTAATGAGGGACGGCGATCTTACCGCGTATAATCAACCATTTTTCGTGTTATTTGCCCTCAATTTTAACTCACGTTTCAAGACTACAAAACGAAAAGCAACATGGACGAACATAAAAAGTTTCTGGCAGATCGTCTGCTTAGTGAAGAACAGCCGGTTCGTTTCAGCCCTTTTGTCACGTTCACTTAGTGCAGCCACTGATGGAGTGTAGATCACGTATCGGGTTTTGAGTAGAGCTTTGGATGTACATGTCAACACTGCCAAAGAGTAAGCTCGACAACTTCGATAGGCTCCGGAATAAGCTCTGACATTTGACAGGATGCTCTATGACTTTCATAGCTATCAAAATGCGCGGAAAGCTAACTCTGTTCATGCGACATACCTAATTTATGGCACCAAAACTCCGGAGAAGGACGAATCTgacggtgatgttgagatgtcaGGCTCATCGCCCGAGGAGCCCCTTTCAGATGAGGTTCCGACTTCCACACTGACTCTGGCTCGGGAAGAAGAACTAAACGGTACGAACCCTTCGAGGGGAACTCATGAGACGGGCTCGAATTGATTTGTCTCCTAGATATTCTAGCTGCCTATGAGCAGGTAGTTTCGATCCACATTTACAGTCTTTCGCCTCATCCCCAAAAGGATCTTTCCCTCCTGTCAGAGGTTGCATCTCAACTCTCGGAGTATTCCTCAAATGGGGATAGCACTGCCACCTCTAAGAAATATGGCGTTATTAGTAACCCGAACGCTCGAAGGAGAGAACGGACGATCCGGCCTCAACCCTCTACTTCAGTTCCCTCTCCGGCCGCCAAGAAAGAACCTGCTGCGTCAAAGTCAACATCCAAGACAACGGTCAAGGAAGAAACGTCAACGGTGAAGCCAGAGGTAAAGCAAATGAAGTCTGCTAAACAGGAGTCTTCAGTTCCATCGTCCAAGGAGGGAACACCAGCTCCAAGTGGCGGGAAGAAGCCAACGCCATCTCTTAAACGAGGAGTATCTGGCGGAATCATGCAGTCATTCGCAAAAGCGGCTGCACGACCGCCTAAACCCAAGCCTGcccccaagaaggaagaggacaCAACCATGACTCTCTCTGATGACGGCGAGGCTGATGACTCTGACATCGTGGCAACCAAATCCAAGTCCACCGTGGATTCTACCGATATCAAGCGGAAGCGTCAGGAACGTGAGGATGCACTACGGAAAATgatggaagacgatgacgaggaagaggagaaggaagagtccGACAAGGAATCCGAGCAagccgatgaagagatggaagaagtACCAGAACCTGAGCCAGAGcccgaggccaagaaggaagagagcgAACCAGCAGAAGTGATCTCGAGCACTGGTGATGGACGCAGGAGGGGTAGAAGACGCgtaatgaagaagaagcgaatcCTTGACGATCAAGGATATATGGGTAAGTCTTCCTTGTGCTACAATCTTATCAGGCTATGATGCTAATCGCCAAAAGTTACCATTCAGGAACCTGGCTGGGAATCCTtttctgaggatgaggcCCCCCCACTGACCAAAAAGGCAGCCCCTGCTCCCACAccgacaccatcatcatctacGGGCTCCAAATCAAAGAAGCCGGCGCCAAAGGGACAGGGCAACATTATGTCATTCTTTTCGAAGAAATAGAATGCATTTAGAAAGGCCATTAAAAAGACCATTCAAAAGAATCAGGGAGGACAACGACTGCAGAAAACATATTTCTAATCATTTGTTGGCATCTATAATATCGTTATCAGCCATTGTGCTAGCAAGCGCCGCCTTGTATTTCTCAGGGTTGGCCTTTATCCTCCGAAGCACCTTTGATAACCTTTCAACACCTTCTACCAGGTCCTCTTCGGGGACATATGCGAACGCCAGCCGTACGGCGTTGTCCAGATAAACAGAAGCCTCATCGCCAGGCACTTGAAACATAGTTCCATTTCCCACAACTAAATTCTCCTCGGTCATCGTGACTTCTGAAACAAGCTTGGCTGAGATACCCTCTTCCAAGGTGAGCCACACGAAGTAACCACCATAAACACTGCCGTTGACAAGGCCAGCGTCTCGGATGCCAACATTAAGAGGCCCGAGATGCTTATGTATAGCTTGCATCATGATCCGGTGtcgatgttgaagttgaggccTGAGCGTAGTGGCAAGTCGCTCCTGAAGAGCCCCTGACTGAACCAAATCGGCCATGATAGATGCAGAAAACTGACTCGGCGAGCCACCAGACTTTGTTGCACCCGTCTGTGCCAATCCAAATGCAAAAGCAGGAGATCCTTCAAGCCAACCAGTTCTCATTCCAGGGCCAGTGAGTTTACTGAACGATCCATTACTGACAGCGTGCCCAAAACCATGGGGATCGTTGTTCGCACGACCCATAGCCAAGTCAATGTCACACAGGCGCGGGAGTAGCATTTCTGGATGCTCGTTAGGGCCCAGACTGCTTGAAATTTTGCTAGGGTCGCTGTCGATGCGCCATTGGAGAAAATCGTATACGTCGTCACAAATAATGAGGGCATCATACTTGCGTGCAAGCTGAACAAGAGCTTCTCGACGACGGAGAGACATTGTCTTGCCGGAGGGATTCGAACAAGTGGGAACCGCGTAGATGACATGTCGATAATGCTTACGGTACTTTCCAGCATCACTCACAGGAGCCTAATCGGCGTCAGTTTACAGACTACCCACAGCATTCGCGAATATTATACCTTGGCTTCTGGAGCGtgcttctcaaactcagcTAGTTTGGCCCCCAACGCTTCAATATCAACaccctcctcatcttctggtGTCGCCTTCAAGCGCCCCTCAAAGCCGTTGTCGCggaagatctggaagacGAGGTGGTATGAGGGTGAAATGCACCAGACAGCCTGAGTTACGTTAGGATCTGTGAAGCTCTGGAGAATGCAAGCGACATTCTGACTTGCACCACCAGAGATACAGATACGATCCGGATCTCGTTCAACACGATAGTGCTCTGACAGCCAAGTCGCCAATGCCTCACGTAGCGGCTGATATCCAGAATCTGGACCGTATTGCAGTGCGGGAATGTATATAGCTGGATCTGAAAGGCTGCGCTGAGCAGCAGCTGAGAGAAGGTCAACAGGCAGAAGACCTGGGTTTGGCCAGCCACGAATCAGATTAATCTGATGCTTCCCCGACTGAAGATTTGAGGGGAATTCAGAAGCATGGGTTGGTTGCGCCGTCATCCTGGCTGTGTTGATgtatgttggtgatgacagtgatgatgatactgaGGGGCAATGGCTATTATGGCGACATAGAGGGGAAGCTGCAGCGTCATTAGACAGCAGATAGGAACTACAACTCAGCGTTCTGTGATATTGGTATCGCCCTCCCTCATATATCGCGTAATTTCTATAGAGGCCAACGTCAACAGCGAGCCCAAGTGAGCGATGTCGGACCCGTTGGAGGATATTCATGGAGCCGAAGACGATGGTCAATGGTGCAGACGGCTAACTTGCCTAGAATGGTGAGGGTTAGAGACGGATAACTGTGGACCTTTCTGTTACAGTGCTTGCAGCCAGTCCATTAGCTCAAAATCTCAAAATCTCAAAATCTGGTCCGGGGTAACGAGATCCGATAACTATCAGGTTATCATTGCACTGTCTTTTCTTGGGTGGAAGACAACAACACTTGTCTGTATTCAGACCAGTACAGGAACCATCGAGCATTTATTATTGATTTATTTGTTGCCACAAACACCGTATGGCCCAGCATTCTCGTCAATCATATCTCATACGGCGCAGCGCCCTCACCAAAGATCAAGTGTGGTTTCCTCTTAGCCAAATCCAAGATTGTCGACGCAAATACACCATTTGCCCAAGCAAACCAACTTCTTGTGTATTGTGTGATGTGTTGAACATCAATACTTTCGTGGACCAAGCCCAGCCTGGCAGAGTCGAGCACAAGTTCAATGCAATCTTTGATCTCTTTGTCATCGTTAGAGGTTCGAGCCTGAATGAGAAGGCTCATCGGCCACGCGTTTCGTAGTCCGATATGCGGTCCTG
This genomic stretch from Fusarium fujikuroi IMI 58289 draft genome, chromosome FFUJ_chr09 harbors:
- a CDS encoding probable PRS1-ribose-phosphate pyrophosphokinase; translation: MRNTLIFAGNSCPVLTGQICENLGMHPASAELTQFSNGETSVRILTSVREKDVFVVQSGSPSINDSIMELLIMISACKGGSANKVTAVLPYFPYSRQSKKKSHRGAITARMLANLLGVAGVKHVITVDLHASQMQGFFKCPVDNLHAEPILAKWIRHNVSNWREAVVVSKNAGGTKRVTSLADALKLNFGIVTTDRKRVSNMTASMIMRHFDHNVERQPTPLESNRPIPYRGPRASERAVESEATPKRQTTPPRSSRIVADSQGSPTRVNSSARSVTPNTAEATDPNTTPPAGSPDGSADGEADYDDHKASEVTQGRLVQGRIVEDDYPSPDRSVVDGSVEDDPMTMSHASSFFVPEPQSLGGSGDAAASSDEEDNAFEDPGAEHLITLVGNVKNRTVFIVDDMIDKAGSWIAAAETVVKKGGAKKVYCMATHGVFGGDSLEQLQACECIDQIVVTNSFPIDKDRARSISKLVVLDLSFLLAEAIRRNHYGEALSPLFQHYGD
- a CDS encoding related to ketoreductases, with the protein product MASAAAKRLTGKTILVTGASSGIGRSTALEFARTAPNNDIRLILTARRVDSLKELAEEIRKEVGDGVKVLPFKLDVSNPAEVNGIVGNLPEEWRNIDVLVNNAGLVKGVARAPEIAVEDINVMFQTNVTGLINMTQAILPIFLARPDGGHGDIINVGSIAGREPYPGGGIYCATKAAVRSFTDSLRKELIASRVRVIEIDPGQVETEFSVVRFYGDKEKADAVYAGCEPLTPDDIAEIIVFTATRRENVVVADTLVFPSHQAGAGIMHRKT
- a CDS encoding related to protein SNF7 is translated as MGELADYLINNDPSFSRSRLAARYSDFRSQRTLNPDGYQANIFAWRQALSDLVASGKISHRGSSPDHFVLKLDDSLLRSLEYKEFGQPLALGTVVREATAGRDFIPLQDFEKSQQSIYQRSWAGLPWSAMSWTLRQLGVVDPARGDDKLPTGQYVIVKNMEAAAKELGDLMARKVSRFDRVFSRAQFQKAFSVALVKGQQLTDSDLDVLLKFLSRDKEVIEYDGKTIRIKGSGEQSGITKEDAAIASLKELTESLKHQTDLLNTRIDELSQTAKEAVTKKNRVAALAALKSKKIAETSLATRYATLNQLEEVSAKLEQAADNVHLVNVMEASSGALASLNAQVGGAERVDAVMDRLREQSSATDEVSAILAESTCEPIDETALDDELEAMEAQEREKEEEKTKSKEAEEQKARDEREAAEAQKKLDELPDVPADGEEIRQKEQTPTSETGIANLAI
- a CDS encoding probable DNA repair protein UVS-2, whose product is MANHDVPDSTDWLTTPLTALAVVESALRCQICKDFYRTPMITTCCHTFCSICIRRVLSNEGKCPLCRASEQELKLRSNWAVEEAVQAFINARPATLDLARNANTKKISSKRKAVQDHHESGDAPDGKRLRSSTRLRNTRSPPSYTVPTEEDETVEFLEGDEDFQPEPEDGLVACPVCESRMKEWQVFKHLETCTGPVQRPRGNPGSSSNTSFSQQRHQTKAPDRLPAINYSMFKDQALRKKMADLGISNQGPRILLERRHKEWMTIWNSNCDAARPRKRHELLHDLDVWERTQGGRAPTTGRSIQNAAIIKDKDFDGAAWAAKHDSSFKDLIANAKRTRLEAKKKAEEAANESKVDGNTTPQENSDRMQDHSADLRAVSIPSSFPSRPAEGIPGRPSHSDSPSPGPSRSQSKGHRGSNRDSSRHPSDTREDGLSQA
- a CDS encoding related to aminotransferase, encoding MTAQPTHASEFPSNLQSGKHQINLIRGWPNPGLLPVDLLSAAAQRSLSDPAIYIPALQYGPDSGYQPLREALATWLSEHYRVERDPDRICISGGASQNVACILQSFTDPNVTQAVWCISPSYHLVFQIFRDNGFEGRLKATPEDEEGVDIEALGAKLAEFEKHAPEAKAPVSDAGKYRKHYRHVIYAVPTCSNPSGKTMSLRRREALVQLARKYDALIICDDVYDFLQWRIDSDPSKISSSLGPNEHPEMLLPRLCDIDLAMGRANNDPHGFGHAVSNGSFSKLTGPGMRTGWLEGSPAFAFGLAQTGATKSGGSPSQFSASIMADLVQSGALQERLATTLRPQLQHRHRIMMQAIHKHLGPLNVGIRDAGLVNGSVYGGYFVWLTLEEGISAKLVSEVTMTEENLVVGNGTMFQVPGDEASVYLDNAVRLAFAYVPEEDLVEGVERLSKVLRRIKANPEKYKAALASTMADNDIIDANK